One genomic region from Alosa alosa isolate M-15738 ecotype Scorff River chromosome 12, AALO_Geno_1.1, whole genome shotgun sequence encodes:
- the LOC125304125 gene encoding transmembrane protein KIAA1109-like isoform X1, whose translation MEEDFTGSRSFRLISWTGRKIDQVGVDYILQKLGFHHARTTIPKWLQRGVMDPLDKVLSVLIKKLGTALQDEKEKKRGKEEH comes from the exons ATGGAGGAAGATTTCACTGGCAGTCGGAGCTTCAG gCTGATCTCGTGGACGGGCCGTAAGATCGACCAGGTCGGGGTGGACTACATCCTGCAGAAGCTGGGCTTCCACCACGCCCGCACCACCATCCCCAAGTGGCTGCAGCGCGGGGTCATGGACCCGCTGGACAAGGTGCTGTCCGTCCTCATTAAGAAACTGGGCACTGCCCTGCAGGacgagaaggagaagaagagggggaaggaggaACATTAG
- the LOC125304125 gene encoding transmembrane protein KIAA1109-like isoform X2: MALVMLISWTGRKIDQVGVDYILQKLGFHHARTTIPKWLQRGVMDPLDKVLSVLIKKLGTALQDEKEKKRGKEEH; encoded by the exons atggcccttgtaat gCTGATCTCGTGGACGGGCCGTAAGATCGACCAGGTCGGGGTGGACTACATCCTGCAGAAGCTGGGCTTCCACCACGCCCGCACCACCATCCCCAAGTGGCTGCAGCGCGGGGTCATGGACCCGCTGGACAAGGTGCTGTCCGTCCTCATTAAGAAACTGGGCACTGCCCTGCAGGacgagaaggagaagaagagggggaaggaggaACATTAG